From Panthera tigris isolate Pti1 chromosome B4, P.tigris_Pti1_mat1.1, whole genome shotgun sequence:
CAATTGCCAACAGGTTAAAGAGGGTCAGCGGGTTGAAGAATTGACTCTTACTTACATGGAACATTCCAGTGCAGTTACTTTTATGTTCTGCAATTTTATGAAACTCCTAATCATAATTTGGTGTCATTGCCAGTAGAAGGCTGACCAAGGAGGAGATGGCCAAACAGCCCAGCAGAATCCAGTGAATCACTCTGTCAATTCTCCCTCTTCAGCCAGAGAAAAAAGTGGGTGGGAGAAATTGGCTATCTTGAGGACATAGAAAACATTGAGGCAGGTGGCAAACCATATACTTAAGTAGTTGGCAAGTGTCCAGATGATATGCATGATGGCTTTTTAGTTTAGCATTTTCATAAAAATCTGGGTAGAGATATCATTATGATGATATTTACTATCATTATACAGAGCAAACACATTCTGGAGATGGCTAGACTGGGGAGGATATAGTCAGTTGAGgagatctttttcttcttaatccaGTCAATCCAGTTTACCAGTCCA
This genomic window contains:
- the TAS2R8 gene encoding LOW QUALITY PROTEIN: taste receptor type 2 member 8 (The sequence of the model RefSeq protein was modified relative to this genomic sequence to represent the inferred CDS: inserted 2 bases in 1 codon; deleted 4 bases in 3 codons; substituted 1 base at 1 genomic stop codon) yields the protein MLCTEGNIFMIIITGKFIIGILGNVYTGLVNWIDWIKKKKISSTDYILPSLAISRMCLLCIMIVNIIIMILYPDFYENAKLKAIMHIIWTLANYLSIWFATCLNVFYVLKIANFSHPLFSLAEERIDRVIHWILLGCLAISSLVSLLLAMTPNYDXEFHKIAEHKSNCTGMFHVSKSQFFNPLTLFNLLAIVPWTVSLISLFLXMSLQRHVKQMKPSVTGCGGPSTEAQAGAMKTMTSFLFLLFVCYEVSLLATFSHLMKESKFAVMFGEAIPILYPSGHSLILIIGNNKLRQASIRMPRYGKTAWMM